In Fusobacterium necrogenes, the following proteins share a genomic window:
- a CDS encoding helix-turn-helix domain-containing protein: MLDPILEDFFENTFNYKKLKDSRKKRKISLDSAVKQTGIPIATFTRYEDGKTKKIPVEAIEKLCKLYGTDQEFYKNWSTYPFYNLTGYIFSFIRGINLSKNKFGAAVGEKLGVNKFLKNKKDIESLKKSLSLEEQEEFEKYQEISKILLNTKNLLEDEETKEIEEILFIIYFTHKIRKNVKYEKFDIETLEKEIEE, translated from the coding sequence ATGTTAGATCCTATTTTAGAAGATTTTTTTGAAAATACATTCAATTACAAGAAATTAAAAGATAGTAGAAAAAAAAGAAAAATATCTTTAGATAGTGCAGTAAAACAAACTGGAATACCAATAGCAACATTTACGAGATATGAAGATGGAAAAACTAAAAAAATTCCAGTAGAAGCAATAGAAAAGCTGTGTAAATTGTATGGTACAGATCAAGAATTTTATAAAAATTGGAGTACGTACCCATTTTATAATTTGACAGGATATATTTTTAGTTTTATTAGAGGAATAAATTTAAGTAAAAATAAATTTGGTGCAGCTGTAGGGGAAAAATTAGGAGTTAATAAATTTTTAAAAAATAAAAAAGATATTGAGAGTTTAAAAAAGTCATTAAGTTTAGAAGAACAAGAAGAATTTGAAAAATATCAGGAGATCTCTAAAATTTTGTTAAATACAAAAAATCTTTTAGAAGATGAAGAAACTAAGGAAATAGAAGAAATTTTATTTATTATTTATTTTACCCATAAAATTAGAAAAAATGTAAAATATGAAAAATTTGATATAGAAACTTTAGAAAAAGAAATAGAAGAGTAA